In the genome of Bradyrhizobium sp. CIAT3101, one region contains:
- the lpxI gene encoding UDP-2,3-diacylglucosamine diphosphatase LpxI (LpxI, functionally equivalent to LpxH, replaces it in LPS biosynthesis in a minority of bacteria.): MTSAAPGILSPVGVVAGGGAMPFAVAESLAARGITPVLFPLRGACDPVQAEKFRHRWISVGQLGRAMRLFREEGCRDLIFIGTLVRPSLTEIRFDFTTLRLLGNVIRAFRGGDDHLLSSVGRILEQGGFRMVGIKDVAPDLLMPEGCITRAWPADNAKGDIERGRAVLTALGPFDIGQAAVVIDGHVVAVEDIEGTDALLARVARLREEGRIRAATGRGVLVKAPKSGQDLRFDLPTIGARTIEGVAKAGLAGVAVIAGNTIAAEPQAMIGLADAKYLFVVGLPA; this comes from the coding sequence ATGACATCGGCGGCTCCAGGGATTTTATCACCGGTCGGTGTCGTCGCTGGCGGTGGCGCGATGCCGTTCGCGGTTGCCGAGTCGCTCGCGGCGCGCGGCATTACGCCGGTGCTGTTTCCGTTGCGAGGCGCCTGCGATCCGGTCCAGGCGGAGAAATTCCGCCATCGCTGGATCTCGGTCGGTCAGCTCGGCCGCGCCATGCGGCTGTTCCGCGAAGAAGGCTGCCGCGACCTGATCTTCATCGGCACCCTGGTGCGGCCGTCGCTCACGGAGATCCGGTTCGACTTCACGACGTTGCGGCTGCTCGGCAACGTCATCCGCGCCTTCCGCGGCGGCGACGATCATCTGCTGTCCAGTGTCGGGCGCATTCTCGAGCAAGGCGGCTTTCGCATGGTCGGCATCAAGGACGTCGCGCCCGACCTGCTGATGCCCGAGGGCTGCATCACGCGCGCCTGGCCGGCCGACAATGCCAAGGGCGACATCGAACGCGGACGCGCGGTGCTTACCGCGCTCGGTCCGTTCGACATCGGGCAGGCCGCCGTGGTGATCGACGGCCATGTGGTGGCTGTCGAGGACATCGAGGGCACTGATGCGCTGCTGGCGCGTGTGGCGCGGCTGCGTGAGGAGGGCCGTATCCGTGCCGCCACGGGGCGTGGCGTGCTGGTGAAGGCGCCGAAGAGCGGCCAGGATCTTCGCTTCGACCTGCCGACGATCGGCGCGCGCACGATCGAGGGCGTCGCCAAGGCCGGCCTTGCCGGTGTCGCCGTCATCGCCGGCAACACCATCGCCGCCGAGCCGCAGGCGATGATCGGGCTCGCCGACGCCAAATATCTCTTCGTCGTCGGTCTGCCCGCGTGA
- the lpxD gene encoding UDP-3-O-(3-hydroxymyristoyl)glucosamine N-acyltransferase, which translates to MAQPTFFKKPPASTLADIAALTKAQLVDPARGGHVITGLASLDEAGPMHLAFFDNLKYADELKATKAGACLVSPRFEAQVPAHVAVLRVAQPFRAFVGIAREWHGDALRPQSWFGNDGIAPSAIIDPSARLEDDVIVEPLTVIGPDVEIGSGTVIGAGVVLGPGVKIGRDCNVGARTAIQCALIGNNVLIHPGCSIGQDGYGFIFFGPEGHLKVPQTGRVLIQNNVEVGAGTTIDRGSLRDTMIGEGTKIDNQVQIGHNVTIGRNCLLAAQIGLAGSLTIGDNVALGAKVGINNHLKIGDGAQVTAMSGVKDDIPPNGRWGGFFAKPTKQWFKEIIAVERLVRDSKADPKDEGRE; encoded by the coding sequence ATGGCGCAGCCGACCTTCTTCAAAAAGCCGCCGGCCTCGACGCTGGCCGACATCGCCGCGCTGACCAAGGCGCAACTGGTCGACCCTGCCAGGGGCGGTCATGTCATCACCGGACTTGCTTCGCTGGACGAAGCCGGCCCGATGCATCTGGCGTTCTTCGACAACCTCAAATACGCCGATGAGCTCAAGGCGACCAAGGCTGGCGCCTGTCTGGTGAGCCCGCGCTTCGAGGCCCAGGTGCCCGCGCACGTGGCCGTGCTGCGGGTGGCGCAGCCGTTCCGTGCCTTTGTCGGGATCGCCCGGGAATGGCATGGCGATGCGCTGCGCCCACAGTCCTGGTTCGGCAATGACGGCATTGCGCCATCGGCCATCATCGACCCGTCGGCGCGGCTGGAGGACGATGTCATCGTCGAGCCGCTGACCGTCATCGGTCCGGATGTCGAGATCGGCAGCGGCACCGTGATCGGCGCCGGTGTGGTTCTTGGTCCGGGCGTCAAGATCGGGCGGGACTGCAATGTCGGCGCCCGCACGGCGATCCAGTGCGCATTGATCGGCAACAACGTGCTGATCCACCCCGGCTGCTCGATCGGCCAGGACGGCTACGGCTTCATCTTCTTCGGCCCCGAAGGGCATCTGAAGGTGCCCCAGACCGGCCGCGTGCTGATCCAGAACAATGTGGAAGTCGGCGCCGGCACCACCATCGATCGCGGCTCCCTGCGGGACACCATGATCGGGGAGGGCACTAAAATCGACAATCAGGTCCAGATCGGCCACAATGTGACGATCGGCCGGAACTGCCTGCTGGCGGCCCAGATCGGGCTCGCGGGCAGCCTGACGATCGGCGACAACGTGGCGCTGGGAGCAAAGGTTGGCATCAACAATCACCTCAAGATCGGTGATGGGGCCCAGGTCACCGCGATGAGCGGGGTCAAGGACGACATCCCGCCGAATGGTCGCTGGGGCGGATTTTTTGCCAAGCCGACCAAACAATGGTTCAAGGAAATTATCGCGGTGGAGCGCCTGGTACGCGACAGCAAGGCCGATCCGAAGGACGAGGGACGGGAATGA
- a CDS encoding ABC transporter ATP-binding protein, producing the protein MAALSIRALSKRYANLEVLQGINLDIESGEFTVLVGPSGCGKSTLLNIIAGLDRASDGTIEIGGRVVNDVPPKDRDIAMVFQSYALYPSMTVRQNITFGMECRHVAKAEQEKALANVARLLQIEPLLGRKPSQLSGGQRQRVAMGRALVRDPLLFLFDEPLSNLDAKLRVEMRMEIKRLHQRIGATIIYVTHDQIEAMTMATRIAVMHRGVVQQFADPDTVYRYPANLFVARFMGSPPMNTMPARLEADSTGPVAVIGAGRPDEVRLRLQDYDAATSYVGREVVIGIRPECIAEGDRVFSGATGAPVIVTAPVELVEPTGAETIVLLRLGGEAAQARISPDIRPTPGGTASFALDTRRICLFDPETERLIA; encoded by the coding sequence ATGGCAGCACTGAGCATTCGCGCCCTGTCGAAGCGCTACGCCAATCTTGAGGTGCTGCAAGGCATCAACCTCGACATCGAGAGCGGCGAATTCACGGTACTGGTCGGCCCCTCAGGCTGCGGCAAGTCCACGCTTCTCAACATCATCGCCGGACTCGATCGCGCCAGTGACGGCACGATCGAGATCGGCGGGCGCGTCGTCAACGACGTCCCGCCCAAGGACCGCGACATCGCCATGGTGTTCCAGTCCTACGCGCTCTATCCGTCGATGACGGTGCGCCAGAACATCACTTTCGGCATGGAGTGCCGGCACGTCGCCAAGGCGGAGCAGGAGAAGGCGCTGGCGAACGTGGCCAGGCTGCTTCAGATCGAGCCGCTGCTCGGCCGCAAACCGTCGCAACTGTCCGGCGGCCAGCGCCAGCGCGTGGCGATGGGTCGCGCGCTGGTGCGCGATCCCCTGCTGTTCCTGTTCGACGAGCCGCTCTCCAACCTCGATGCCAAGCTGCGCGTTGAGATGCGCATGGAGATCAAGCGGCTGCACCAGCGCATCGGCGCGACCATCATCTACGTCACCCACGACCAGATCGAGGCGATGACCATGGCAACGCGCATTGCCGTGATGCATCGCGGCGTGGTGCAGCAATTCGCCGACCCCGACACGGTGTACCGCTATCCGGCCAATCTGTTCGTCGCCCGCTTCATGGGCTCGCCGCCGATGAACACGATGCCGGCCCGGCTCGAGGCAGACAGCACCGGTCCTGTGGCGGTGATCGGCGCAGGCCGACCGGACGAGGTCCGTCTCCGCCTCCAGGACTACGACGCAGCGACCTCCTATGTCGGCCGCGAGGTGGTGATTGGAATCCGGCCGGAATGCATCGCCGAGGGCGATCGCGTGTTCTCTGGCGCCACGGGCGCGCCGGTCATCGTCACCGCGCCTGTCGAGCTGGTCGAGCCCACCGGCGCAGAGACCATTGTCCTGCTGCGGCTTGGCGGTGAGGCCGCGCAGGCGCGCATCTCGCCGGACATCCGCCCGACGCCGGGCGGGACCGCCTCTTTCGCCCTCGATACCCGCCGCATTTGCCTGTTCGACCCTGAGACGGAGCGACTGATCGCATGA
- a CDS encoding SDR family oxidoreductase, translating to MTQTTYADLADRVVVITGGASGIGAAFTRAFAAQGARVAFLDLDTQAGEALARDVAKTSGTAPLFVPCDLMDIDALRAALAKVQGSLGDAAVLVNNAANDQRQVLADVTPAEFDWTIGVNFKHVFFAAQAVVPQMQARGGGSIVNMSSVAWMRGAPGLPVYAAAKAAIVGFTNSLGRKFGADRIRVNAIAPGMVITERQRKLWYPDEKVITEMRTRQAIPDAVTPEDIADMALYLASDASRRITCQCFRVDGGLA from the coding sequence ATGACCCAGACGACCTATGCCGACCTCGCCGATCGCGTGGTGGTGATCACCGGAGGCGCCAGCGGCATCGGTGCCGCCTTTACGCGCGCGTTCGCCGCTCAGGGCGCGCGCGTCGCCTTCCTCGACCTCGACACGCAGGCGGGCGAAGCGCTCGCGCGGGACGTGGCGAAGACCTCCGGCACGGCACCGCTGTTCGTGCCCTGCGATCTCATGGATATCGACGCCCTGCGCGCCGCGCTGGCGAAGGTGCAGGGGTCGCTCGGCGATGCCGCAGTCCTCGTCAACAATGCCGCGAACGATCAGCGCCAGGTGCTGGCCGACGTGACGCCGGCCGAGTTCGACTGGACGATCGGCGTCAATTTCAAGCACGTCTTCTTTGCCGCCCAGGCCGTGGTGCCGCAGATGCAGGCGCGCGGCGGCGGTTCGATCGTCAACATGTCGTCGGTCGCCTGGATGCGTGGCGCGCCGGGGCTGCCGGTCTACGCCGCGGCCAAGGCGGCCATCGTCGGCTTCACCAATTCACTCGGCCGCAAGTTTGGCGCCGACCGCATCCGCGTCAACGCGATTGCGCCGGGCATGGTGATCACCGAGCGGCAGCGGAAGCTGTGGTATCCGGACGAGAAGGTCATCACCGAGATGCGCACGCGCCAGGCCATTCCCGACGCGGTAACGCCCGAAGACATCGCGGACATGGCGCTGTACCTTGCCTCCGACGCGAGCCGGCGCATCACGTGCCAGTGTTTCCGGGTGGATGGTGGGCTGGCGTAG
- a CDS encoding oxidoreductase produces the protein MAQFRGKIALVTGASSGIGEATAERLAKAGYKVYGTSRRGAQTGQRSFEMLPLDVTSDESVEAAVSEVVRRDGRIDVLVNNAGFGVAPAGAEESSIDQARSIFETNFFGLVRMTRAVVPHMRRQGSGRIINVGSVLGFLPMPYGALYAATKHAVEGYSESLDHELRTRGIRVSVIEPAYTKTPFDTNFMEPDAKLDEYREARAGVNRRVKEVMATAELPGVVAETVLTAADAANPKVRYAAGKLAKRLRFLRRFAPAGLVDAGIRKDLGLDARHVVASRPARAF, from the coding sequence ATGGCTCAGTTTAGAGGGAAGATTGCTCTGGTGACCGGCGCCTCGTCGGGCATCGGCGAAGCCACCGCGGAGCGGCTCGCGAAGGCCGGCTACAAGGTCTACGGCACCAGCAGACGGGGAGCCCAGACAGGCCAGCGATCGTTCGAGATGCTGCCCCTCGATGTGACCAGCGATGAATCAGTGGAGGCTGCCGTAAGCGAAGTGGTGCGGCGCGATGGCCGCATCGATGTGCTCGTGAACAATGCCGGCTTCGGCGTCGCCCCCGCCGGCGCCGAAGAGAGCTCGATCGATCAGGCGCGGTCGATCTTCGAAACCAACTTTTTCGGGCTGGTCCGGATGACGCGCGCTGTCGTGCCGCACATGCGACGCCAGGGCAGCGGTCGCATCATCAACGTCGGATCTGTCCTCGGCTTCCTGCCGATGCCTTACGGCGCGCTCTATGCCGCGACCAAGCACGCGGTGGAGGGATATTCGGAATCGCTGGACCACGAGCTACGCACCCGGGGCATCCGGGTCTCGGTCATCGAGCCCGCGTACACGAAGACGCCATTCGACACGAACTTCATGGAGCCGGATGCCAAGCTCGATGAGTACCGCGAAGCTCGTGCGGGCGTGAACAGGAGGGTGAAGGAGGTGATGGCGACGGCTGAGCTTCCGGGCGTCGTGGCCGAAACCGTGCTCACGGCGGCCGACGCGGCAAACCCGAAGGTCCGCTACGCGGCCGGCAAGCTCGCCAAGCGGCTGCGCTTCCTTCGCAGATTTGCGCCTGCCGGCTTGGTAGATGCCGGGATTCGAAAGGACCTGGGGCTCGACGCCAGGCATGTCGTGGCCTCCCGCCCCGCGCGAGCTTTCTGA
- the lpxA gene encoding acyl-ACP--UDP-N-acetylglucosamine O-acyltransferase — translation MSKIDPTARVEDGAVIGEGTEIGPFCIIGRNARIGANCKLLGQVTVIGHTSVGDNCVISPFAVLGGAPQDLSYKGEPTTLDIGSGCTIREGATMNVGTVKGGGKTRVGNDGYFMNNSHVGHDCMVGNNAIFATSATLGGHCEIGDAVYIGGLSAVHQFTRIGSYVMVGGLSGVRDDIIPYGLANGQYAVLESLNLIGMKRRKFTRQRLATVRAFYQKLFHGSGTFAERLEAVRSLESEDPAIAEILGFIGKGKRPLCLPTIEK, via the coding sequence ATGAGTAAGATCGACCCCACCGCACGGGTGGAAGACGGCGCCGTGATCGGCGAGGGCACCGAGATCGGGCCCTTTTGCATCATTGGTCGCAACGCCCGGATCGGGGCCAATTGCAAGCTGCTCGGACAGGTCACCGTCATCGGCCATACCTCGGTCGGGGACAATTGCGTGATCTCGCCGTTCGCGGTGCTCGGCGGCGCGCCCCAGGATCTCAGCTACAAGGGCGAGCCGACCACGCTCGACATCGGTTCCGGCTGCACCATCCGCGAAGGCGCGACCATGAACGTCGGCACCGTCAAGGGCGGCGGCAAGACGCGCGTCGGCAACGACGGCTACTTCATGAACAACAGCCATGTCGGCCACGACTGCATGGTCGGCAACAACGCGATCTTCGCGACCTCGGCGACGCTCGGTGGCCATTGCGAGATCGGCGATGCCGTCTATATCGGCGGGCTGTCCGCGGTGCACCAGTTCACGCGCATCGGCTCCTATGTGATGGTCGGCGGCCTCTCGGGCGTGCGCGACGACATCATCCCGTACGGGCTCGCCAACGGCCAATATGCGGTGCTGGAGAGCCTCAACCTCATCGGCATGAAGCGGCGCAAGTTCACCCGGCAGCGCCTCGCAACCGTGCGTGCATTCTACCAGAAACTCTTCCATGGCTCCGGCACATTCGCCGAGCGGCTGGAGGCGGTGCGGTCCCTCGAGAGCGAAGATCCGGCGATCGCCGAAATCCTCGGCTTCATCGGCAAGGGCAAGCGTCCGCTCTGTCTTCCCACCATCGAGAAGTGA
- the fabZ gene encoding 3-hydroxyacyl-ACP dehydratase FabZ produces MTAESPVKFELVDINAILQTLPHRFPMLLIDRVINIRADYSGIGIKNVTFNEPAFQGHFPERPVYPGVMMIEAMAQTAGVIGIKSVEGTEKPRAVYFLTIDKCKFRKPVLPGDTIEYHMRSVGRRKAMWWFHGDAKVNGQVVAEADVGAMLTD; encoded by the coding sequence ATGACGGCGGAATCACCTGTGAAATTCGAGCTGGTGGATATCAATGCGATCCTCCAGACGCTGCCGCACCGCTTTCCGATGCTCCTGATCGACCGGGTGATCAACATCCGCGCCGATTACAGCGGCATCGGCATCAAGAACGTCACCTTCAACGAGCCGGCCTTCCAGGGCCATTTCCCCGAACGTCCGGTCTATCCGGGCGTGATGATGATCGAGGCGATGGCGCAGACGGCCGGCGTGATCGGCATCAAGTCGGTCGAGGGCACCGAGAAGCCGCGCGCGGTGTATTTCCTCACCATCGACAAGTGCAAATTCCGCAAGCCCGTGCTGCCCGGCGACACCATCGAGTATCACATGCGCTCGGTTGGCCGCCGCAAGGCGATGTGGTGGTTTCACGGCGATGCCAAGGTCAATGGCCAAGTCGTCGCCGAAGCCGATGTCGGCGCCATGTTGACCGACTGA
- a CDS encoding TetR/AcrR family transcriptional regulator, whose translation MRVSKEKAAENRDRILKAASRLMRERGISGVGVDALAEAAGMTHGSLYSQFGSKERLVEEAVADAIVTKGMELREEWSLGDYGSEYLSATHRDEPGTGCPFAALCCEMPRQGHGARERFTAGVRGMAGWLGERLGGGIKRRQRDEEALATLASLVGALVLARAVSDPKLSDDILRSTRKRLES comes from the coding sequence ATGCGAGTTTCCAAGGAGAAGGCGGCTGAAAACCGCGACCGAATTCTCAAGGCGGCGTCGCGCCTTATGCGCGAGCGCGGCATATCCGGTGTCGGCGTTGATGCGCTGGCTGAAGCGGCCGGGATGACCCACGGCAGCCTCTACAGCCAGTTCGGCTCCAAGGAGCGGCTTGTCGAGGAAGCGGTCGCCGATGCGATTGTCACCAAGGGCATGGAGCTGCGCGAGGAGTGGAGTCTTGGCGACTACGGTTCTGAATATCTGTCGGCCACGCATCGCGACGAGCCCGGGACCGGATGTCCGTTTGCGGCTCTGTGCTGCGAGATGCCGCGCCAAGGCCACGGGGCGCGAGAGCGTTTCACTGCTGGAGTGAGGGGAATGGCCGGTTGGCTCGGCGAGCGGCTGGGTGGCGGCATCAAGCGACGCCAGCGCGACGAGGAGGCGCTTGCCACTCTTGCTTCGCTGGTCGGGGCGCTCGTGCTTGCTCGCGCCGTGAGCGATCCCAAGCTATCCGACGATATCCTTCGCTCGACCAGAAAAAGGCTTGAGAGCTGA
- the lpxB gene encoding lipid-A-disaccharide synthase — protein MMQTRNPKRKIFLIATEESGDRLGSALMKVLRQRLGDGVQFEGVGGRTMAREGLETLFPIEELSIVGFAAVMQQLPKILRLIRETADAVTESAPDALVIIDSPDFTHRVARRVRAKNPAIPVIDYVSPSVWAWRPGRARAMLGYVDHVLGLLPFEPEEYRKLKGPPCSYVGHPLIEQLPSLRPNPDEQKRRAGEPPVLLVLPGSRRSEIRHHLGLFGAALGRLQAEGRAFELMLPTMPHLEATVRAGVATWPVKPQIVVGEAERRAAFRIARAALAKSGTVTLELALSGIPMVTAYRVGAMEAFILRRAIQVSSVILANLVIGKDVIPEFLQEDCTPEKLAAALSEVLAGTPMRKQQVEAFAQLDTIMSTGNKSPSVLAADIVLATMRKGRQASQG, from the coding sequence GTGATGCAAACCCGCAATCCCAAACGGAAGATCTTCCTGATCGCGACGGAGGAATCCGGCGACCGGCTCGGCTCGGCGCTGATGAAGGTGCTGCGCCAGCGCCTCGGCGACGGCGTGCAGTTCGAGGGCGTCGGCGGCCGCACCATGGCGCGCGAGGGGCTCGAGACGCTCTTTCCCATCGAGGAGCTGTCGATCGTCGGCTTTGCCGCGGTGATGCAGCAACTGCCGAAGATCCTGCGACTGATCCGCGAGACCGCGGATGCCGTGACCGAGTCCGCGCCCGACGCGCTGGTCATCATCGACAGTCCCGATTTCACCCATCGCGTTGCGCGCCGCGTGCGTGCGAAGAATCCGGCGATCCCCGTGATCGACTACGTCTCGCCCTCGGTCTGGGCCTGGCGGCCGGGCCGTGCGCGCGCGATGCTCGGCTATGTCGATCACGTGCTGGGTTTACTGCCGTTCGAGCCGGAGGAGTACCGCAAGCTGAAAGGGCCGCCCTGCAGCTATGTCGGCCATCCCCTGATCGAGCAATTGCCGTCGCTGCGTCCGAACCCCGACGAGCAAAAGCGACGCGCCGGCGAGCCGCCGGTGTTGCTGGTGCTGCCGGGCAGCCGCCGCAGCGAGATCCGGCATCATCTCGGCCTGTTCGGCGCCGCGCTCGGGCGATTGCAGGCCGAGGGCCGCGCGTTCGAATTGATGCTGCCGACGATGCCGCATCTCGAAGCCACGGTCCGCGCGGGCGTGGCGACCTGGCCGGTCAAGCCGCAGATCGTCGTCGGCGAAGCCGAGAGGCGCGCTGCATTCCGGATCGCGCGCGCGGCGCTGGCGAAATCCGGCACGGTGACGCTGGAGCTCGCGCTGTCGGGCATTCCGATGGTGACGGCCTATCGCGTCGGCGCGATGGAGGCCTTCATCCTGCGTCGCGCGATCCAGGTCTCTTCGGTGATCCTCGCCAATCTCGTGATCGGCAAGGACGTGATCCCCGAATTTTTGCAGGAAGACTGTACGCCGGAGAAGCTCGCAGCCGCATTGTCCGAGGTGCTGGCGGGGACACCGATGCGCAAGCAACAGGTCGAGGCATTTGCGCAGCTCGACACCATCATGTCGACCGGCAATAAATCACCGAGCGTACTCGCCGCCGACATCGTGCTCGCGACGATGCGGAAGGGGCGGCAGGCGAGCCAGGGATAG
- a CDS encoding carbohydrate ABC transporter permease has product MRDQSFAPGRALIYLVVSLLAAAWLAPLVVVILNSLRTNEEIAQGSMIGWPQHLAWSNYAIAWSGFCVAETCNGIRPYMLNSALVTIPATILSTLLGAVAGYAVSLWRFRGDNWIYGIVTLGLFLPQQMRLLPWTIVLRDIGLINSLTGLVLIHTIQGLSFTVLFCRNYYVAIPHELIRAARIDGAGFFRIFWRIILPLSPPILIVTVIWQFTHIWNEFLYGVTFTTGQQQPVTAALIALSAAVADIPKHGVQSAAVIIAALPTLLVYLLGGRYFVRGLTAGAVK; this is encoded by the coding sequence ATGCGTGACCAAAGCTTCGCGCCGGGCCGCGCTCTGATCTATCTCGTGGTGTCGTTGCTCGCGGCCGCCTGGCTCGCGCCGCTGGTTGTCGTCATCCTCAACTCGCTGCGCACCAACGAGGAGATCGCGCAGGGCTCGATGATCGGTTGGCCGCAACATCTGGCCTGGAGCAATTACGCCATCGCCTGGAGCGGCTTCTGCGTCGCCGAGACCTGCAACGGCATCCGGCCGTATATGCTGAACTCCGCGCTCGTCACGATCCCCGCGACAATTCTTTCCACCCTGCTCGGCGCTGTCGCAGGTTACGCGGTGTCGCTCTGGCGCTTTCGCGGCGACAACTGGATCTACGGTATCGTCACGCTCGGCCTCTTCCTGCCCCAGCAGATGCGCCTGCTCCCCTGGACCATCGTGCTACGCGACATCGGCCTCATCAACTCGCTGACGGGCCTCGTGCTGATCCACACGATCCAGGGTCTCTCGTTCACTGTGCTGTTCTGCCGAAACTATTACGTCGCCATTCCGCATGAATTGATCCGGGCCGCGCGGATCGATGGCGCCGGTTTCTTTCGGATCTTCTGGCGCATCATTCTGCCGCTCTCGCCTCCGATCCTGATCGTCACCGTGATCTGGCAGTTCACCCATATCTGGAACGAGTTCCTCTACGGCGTGACATTCACGACCGGCCAGCAGCAGCCTGTCACGGCGGCGCTGATCGCATTGTCGGCCGCGGTCGCGGATATCCCGAAGCACGGCGTGCAGAGCGCGGCGGTGATCATCGCAGCGCTCCCCACTTTGTTGGTCTACCTCCTCGGCGGCAGGTATTTCGTACGCGGTCTTACTGCCGGGGCCGTGAAATGA
- a CDS encoding NADP-dependent oxidoreductase, with translation MKALVLKRYGKPDQVTFADIPRPQPGPDELLVQVHAAGLNPVDNMIAKGLFKPVLPLQLPATMGSDLSGVVVEVGSRVTRFKPGDAVFASIFDRSGTGALAELARVPESAAAPKPANLDFVQAASIPMVGLTSWQALKERAQLKPGQKVFIPAGAGGIGTFAIQLAKYFGAKVGTTTSTGNIDLVRSLGADEVVDYKTHQFEDVLRNYDAVLGTVRGDAIEKSLRILKAGSTVVSLVGPPDAAFARARGMNFLMVLVFGLLSRKIIRLASRRGVAYSFLFVRPDGSRLAEIGGLLEAESIRPVIDKVFPFEQAKDALSYLGQGRAKGKVVVQMR, from the coding sequence ATGAAAGCACTTGTCTTAAAGCGCTACGGCAAACCCGACCAAGTCACCTTCGCTGACATTCCCCGGCCACAGCCTGGACCGGACGAGCTTCTCGTTCAGGTCCACGCGGCCGGCTTGAATCCTGTCGACAACATGATTGCGAAAGGACTGTTCAAGCCCGTCCTCCCGCTTCAGCTACCAGCCACGATGGGCAGCGATCTGTCTGGTGTCGTGGTGGAAGTCGGAAGCCGCGTGACCCGCTTCAAGCCGGGCGATGCCGTGTTCGCCAGTATCTTCGACCGGAGCGGCACCGGCGCACTCGCCGAACTCGCGCGTGTGCCCGAAAGCGCCGCTGCGCCCAAACCGGCAAATCTGGACTTCGTGCAAGCGGCCTCGATCCCGATGGTCGGCCTGACATCGTGGCAGGCCCTCAAGGAGCGAGCACAACTCAAGCCCGGCCAGAAGGTGTTCATCCCGGCAGGCGCTGGCGGCATCGGCACGTTCGCAATCCAGCTCGCGAAATATTTCGGGGCAAAAGTCGGGACGACAACGAGCACCGGGAACATCGACCTCGTGCGGAGCCTCGGGGCCGACGAGGTGGTCGATTACAAGACGCATCAATTTGAGGACGTGCTCCGAAACTACGACGCCGTACTGGGCACCGTCAGGGGCGATGCGATCGAAAAATCGCTTCGGATATTGAAGGCCGGGAGCACCGTCGTCTCGCTGGTCGGACCGCCGGACGCCGCATTCGCGCGCGCCCGGGGCATGAACTTTCTCATGGTGCTGGTGTTCGGGCTTCTCAGTCGCAAGATCATTCGCCTCGCCAGCAGACGCGGCGTCGCCTATTCGTTCCTGTTCGTGCGTCCGGACGGCAGCCGGCTCGCGGAGATTGGCGGGCTTCTCGAAGCGGAAAGCATCCGGCCGGTGATCGACAAGGTTTTTCCGTTCGAACAGGCGAAGGACGCGCTTTCATACCTCGGCCAGGGACGAGCGAAGGGAAAGGTCGTCGTCCAGATGAGATAG
- a CDS encoding sugar ABC transporter permease: MTNAVSKAVQPGRAATSEMVRRLPEFLMIWVPLLLSAAHLISFSIWTIWISFTPSTLIPVSGWVGLRNYTAVLASRNWQVAFDNLLLFGIAFVVLSLFTGLLLAILLDQRIRAENVLRSIFLYPLAVSFVVTGTVWSWLLNPGIGIEKLVHDLGWTAFHFDWLVNRDMAIWTIVIAAVWQSSGFAMALFLAGLRSVDADIIRAAQIDGAGPIRTYWRVILPTLWPITVTVIVIQLQFAISAFDLVRALTNGGPGIATQLPALVVYDLMFQRSQLGRGAAAAVLMLLILLAVLLPYAAWRYVQRRQSTHA; this comes from the coding sequence TTGACCAACGCCGTCTCGAAAGCAGTGCAACCGGGCCGGGCGGCGACCTCTGAGATGGTGCGCCGGCTGCCCGAATTTCTGATGATCTGGGTGCCGCTGCTGTTATCAGCAGCGCACCTCATATCGTTTTCGATCTGGACGATCTGGATTTCGTTCACGCCATCCACCCTTATTCCGGTCTCCGGCTGGGTGGGCCTGCGCAACTACACCGCAGTCCTGGCGTCGCGAAACTGGCAGGTTGCCTTCGACAATCTGCTGCTGTTCGGCATCGCCTTCGTGGTGCTCAGCCTGTTCACCGGCCTCCTGCTTGCGATCCTGCTCGATCAGCGGATTCGCGCCGAGAACGTGCTGCGGTCCATTTTCCTCTACCCGCTGGCGGTCTCGTTCGTCGTCACCGGCACGGTCTGGAGCTGGTTGCTCAATCCCGGCATCGGAATCGAGAAGCTCGTCCATGACCTCGGCTGGACCGCCTTCCATTTCGACTGGCTGGTCAACCGCGACATGGCGATCTGGACCATCGTCATCGCGGCGGTCTGGCAATCCTCCGGCTTCGCCATGGCCCTCTTCCTGGCCGGCCTTCGCTCCGTCGATGCCGACATTATCAGGGCCGCGCAGATCGACGGCGCGGGGCCGATCCGAACTTATTGGCGCGTCATCCTGCCGACGCTCTGGCCGATCACCGTCACCGTGATCGTGATCCAGCTGCAATTTGCGATCTCGGCTTTCGACCTGGTCCGCGCATTGACCAACGGCGGCCCGGGAATCGCGACCCAGCTGCCGGCACTCGTCGTCTACGATCTGATGTTCCAGCGCAGCCAGCTTGGCCGCGGCGCCGCGGCGGCGGTTCTGATGTTGCTCATCCTTCTCGCGGTGCTGTTGCCTTATGCGGCATGGCGTTATGTCCAACGACGGCAGTCCACTCATGCGTGA